From the Agelaius phoeniceus isolate bAgePho1 chromosome 17, bAgePho1.hap1, whole genome shotgun sequence genome, the window TTTTATTCAGGGAAAACCCCATCAACTCACTGGAATGACACCTAATTCTAAGTACCATGAAAGGCACGACAGGCCCAGTGATTTTGGCCTGGCAAAATTTCTGAACTCTATGAAGTCATGTGGCAGCACCAACCCTTTATACTCACAAGAGCCTGCATATCATACATGGTGCTGAGATGGTCCCAGATCACTTTGGATGAGATCTGCCGTCCGATATTCTGGCTGAATTTATCCCGGATACAAATCATGTGGAAATGCCGATTCACACCTGGGGGAAGAACCCAGTGCAATTAACACTGCTAGCAGTTTTATTTATGACACTTAGAGACataaagaaatttatttatttacttataaattaaaaaagccATGTTATTACAAGGCATCAATATATTACAGGAGAGACAGCTGGCCAGGCTGATCTTTCACCCAACACTGCAGGTGCTGATCTCTAGGGAGCTGAGGGTGCCCCTGTGGGTAATTCTAACACAGAGCTTTTAGAGGGGCTGTGTGAAAAACATCCCAAGGGATATAGagggagtgctgtgtccagttctgggctcctgagTACAAGAGAGACACAGAGCTCCAGGTGTGGGTCCACTGAGGGCAACAGAGGAGGAACTGGAGCATCCCCCGGAcaatgaaaagcagaaagagctgggcctgttcactCTCCAGATGAGATATCTAAGAGGGGACATCAACAATGTTTATGAATATCTAAAGGGGGGTGCCAAGAGCAATAGGACATAAAGCactgggcagaaactgatgcacaggaagctCCACCTGAATacgaggaagaacttctttactgcGAGCACTGAAGCTCGCTGCCCAGAGAGTCTGTGGAGCCTCTCTCACTGGAGACATTCCAGAACGGCCTGGACACAATCCCGTGCCATGTGCTCTGCAATGACCCTGCCCAAGCAGGGATCCAGCGCTCTGCGCTGCTGTGGAAGCGCAGGGCAGCCGCTCACCCGGCGGCTCAGGGGCCCGGCGGGCCCGGtgctccctccccaggccccgccgcgccccgcgggcccggcccggctgcaGGGCGGGCGCGGGGGCCGCTGGAGCCGCTCGGGagcccccgcccggccccgctccgctcccaggcccggcccccgccgctcccggaGGCCGCGGCCCGCGCTCACCTACGGGCTTGTGGCCCAGCATGGCGTGGAACAGGCACACCTCCACCTCCGGGCTCCACACCACCGCCGCCTCCTCCGCCGgcgcgccgggctccggcccggccgccgccgccgccgccgcggctgCAACAGCGGCAGCGACAGCCGCGgccgccccgggcccggccACGGGCAGCGGCGGCTTCTCCACGGCGGCGGCCGAGCCGCCCTCCGCCTCGCTCAtccccgccgcgccgcgcccgcagcggctcctgccggccgggaGCCGGGCACGgccgcgccggggccgggcctgggGCGGGGGAGCCTCGGCGGGGCCGCGCAGGGTCGGGGGGGCTCCTCCGGACGGGGCCGCCCCGCGCTCGCAGCGCCGGAGGCGGGAGCGGGGCACCAGCACCGGCCCTGAGGGACGGGCGAGGCCGCGGCTCGGGCCGGGAGGAGGCTCGGGGACTGCTGGGAACAGCGTGGTGGAGCGCTGGGAAGAGCTTGGGGAACAACTGGGGAAAGAACGCATTACAGGCCTCTGGAAGCGCCTTGCCTCTGGAACAGCGCGGATGTGTTTCAGGGTCTCTTGTTTTATAAGTAAAAAAAGCTGccgattttttttaaaaaggttgCAGAGTGAGCAGATTGGaccagttgctgccagggtggagttctagctgtttgttattgtaatcaCCGGTCGTTTTCGTTAACTACCTGTCGTTGATGGTTAAGAATTCCGCCTTTTGTCGAGTGACACCCCGCTGCTTCCTGGAGGATGACACCCAGACGGTGGAGGAGAAGGGACATTGAGTCAACATGCAAATGATATCGGATCCAGCACGTAGCGGGAGAGACCCCTCACCAAACCTagccaaaaacccctaaaacaacgagccaacacaaAATTAAGAGATCAAAGCGATGTCTGGAGGTGAGGAACAAAGCGCAGAGCCTGAGAGACGCTGAGACCCTTTTTTGCCCCTAGCCACGGAAGGACCTCGGCTAGAGCCAGGACCCTGGGAGTCAAACCAAAAAAATGAACAAGGGATTTTTCTGACAATCTCGTGAGGACGgaatccccagctctgcccacagaccAGTGGACGAAGCTGTACTCTTGCTCTGAGTCACCCCTGGGAGCAGCGGCGGTGTGAGCGCGGACCTGTTGGTTCTCCCCACCCGAGCGGAtcatttttaataaaggcattgtAATATATAATAGGGacaattcatgctattaatgtattgtataaaatattgtgaaatCCAAAAGCATGTCTTTTGACCATCCCAGCCGGGAGCAGCTGTCTATTTAGATTCAACTAGTTCCCGGACACAAGTTAAGATGACGATCGATGCCTTAACATAAGAATAGAAGCTTCCAGGGTGATAATCACCGGTTTCTCGAGTTGTCCGGAGCCACCCAAGAGCGATTATCGCCTTGCCGATTGCATCTATCAAGACAGTCAGCGGTGCCAATCTGATACATCTGAATACACGGCTTCCCGGAGCCCATTGTCGCTGACTACACACCTGGACCCAGCTTTTGTCCAGCTTTGCATATGGAAACAAACAGCGATGCGTGTGAAGAGATACAAAGGAAATTCGGTCGTCTTTGCCTcgggcagaataaactgtataaaacctctCTGCAAGAAGCAGCATTTGTGAACTGAGGAGGAGACTGGCACTCTGGAGGTCAGACCCAGGTTCACCCGGTGTCGACCCCGGGCTCGACACTGTATCTTTGGCTGTGGTGTTTTCTAAGACCAAACTTCGGTCTcgcagacaaattaataaatctttggTAATTTTGGCTCATGATTTGATAATTTATAACAGCattgaaaaggagaaaagtctcCTGCCCATGTTTATTTCATCTTGGGCCGGTCGTGGAGGCAGCAGAGTGCTGCCATccccacgggctctgcagggctctgctctgcattttGAGACCCCtggactgggatgggaactgggggtcacagcagggctgggggtcagccctgctgcccagcaaaCCTGGGCCACCCCCGTGCTTACCCAAAAACTGCCACGGTGGAAGGATGTCCCAAGCCCTGCAACCCTTCTCCTTGTTACAACAGGATCGTTTGATATAAAATTGATCGGTTTTGATCAATATTGATCATTTACATCAGATACCAACCTGGCACTGATGCTTAACAAATAACTGCTTGGCTTGGTTACAAAATGCAGAACCTACCAGCTTTGCCCATCATTTAAGacgtaaaaaaaaaattgtttgggAAGAAAGGGAATGTATTACTCCCTCGGTGATAAGGGGTTTTTGCCTTGTTAGGTATAATTAGACACACAGGCACGAAATAGGAGTGCTGTTGCTTAGGTGATAGGGCTTTCCAATTGCTCACTCACTTGAAGATTTAATCCATTTTGTGACATTAAAAGTATTTCAACAACAAATAATGATCACATCATATGCAAGGAATGAGTGTTCTGAGTGAATAATAAATCAGTGGGGGGAAAACACTCACAAGcagaaacattattttaatgcaaattatccaaataataaaaagcaggaagggaaaGATGCAATTTTCTGAAATTGAACTTTCTGTACCTGTTCGTGCCCAAAGGGCCGACTCGTATCATTGTTTTGGGCTTGATGTAATTAATACCCCAAACAGGTTAGTCTAACATTAAATAAACATTTGAAATAAGCTAAACCCAGAACCTCATGTGTGAAGCCTTGGCAAGTTTGATAATGTGAATCATGGATGTGGATGCCTGGGTACAAATCCTCTTTTCCAGTGGGGTTCAGTCTGGAATGGAAAGGATTCTGTGACGCCTGTCTGGCTTAGATGCTGTTCAAGTTCTCCTGGAGTAGCTTTCTCTGAGAGCTCCAGAGTGACCAGAGATCTTGCTGGAATGACTTCTCTGCATCAAGAGTAGAGGAATCTCAGAAATATTCCCTCtgcctgctgtcactgctgtaccgtgtcctggctgtgctggaccTGCCTTCACACAGCCCAGGCTTCACAGATTTCCTCATTTTGAGCCCAAATTACCTACCCACAGGACTTTGCCACTCTCAAACACAGGTCCTCATGTTTTTGCAGTTAAACCCAGCCCTAAATCTCAGCCCTGTTTAATCTTTCAGTGTTTATTTCATCTATGCTGCTGCCTGGTCTTCAGCGGCTACTGAGAAAAAGGCTTATGATTTCCTGTGATGGTTGCACAGCAGGAGGAAATGAGTTCCTGAACAACTCAATCCCTGCTTTCATACATGTTTCTAGACACAGAAAAatgagaggagaaagaaaaacaaataaatttcaGAGTATAAAAATTGTTCCCCAGTAGAACAGTTTTCAAAGTTTTGCAGGAATAACTTATTTTTAAGCCTGTGTAAGGCACTGAGTTTCAGCACTTTCATCTGTCACATTATGCTCCTACTTAAAGACATCAAGAGGGAATAACTGTGTCAACTCAGACAGCAATTTTTATGTCACTAAGTTCTGATGGCTAAAAAAAGTAACACGTGAAacagaatatgaaaaaaaactATGCCTACCTCTGAAAATACAACAGCATCTGAAAACAATTCAATTCAGTGCAATAATATTAATGCAACAGGAGCAGTGTGTGCATAAACTGGCTGCTATTTTGTTTCAATCACAAATAATTACATTTCTGTGTGTCTGAATTCCCTTGTCACGTTCAATGCCTCTAGGAAACATATGGGAGCCTATAATAATGCCACGTACAGCCTCCACCTGGATCTTGACCAGAGTTTAATTTTTCCCTCATTAAATTTgactggtttggttttgtttttttttcagtcaccgaacagatttttcagaaaaatttaCACTTCTCTCGTTCAACTTTAAATTCTACTTTTGGGTTTAAGCAGATATGGGCTCTGGAAGACCTGCAtgattttattcctttctttttcttcctactCTTTAGGCTGCTTTCAGCCTTAAAATCCTGGCTGGTTGTTGTGTCACCTAAGGGTGCTGAGCCCTTGGCTGGATCAGTGTTTCCCCCACCAGAAGATGATCAGTAATTCCCTAAGACTTTGCAACAACTGAGAAATCCGCCTGGCATTTGGCATTCTCCCTAGAAACGTTGGATTTCTGGGATAAGCAATATGGCTACAACTATTTCTGTCATTATTTTAGAACACCATGTGCTTGGTGCCCTTAACAAAGCAAAAATTTCATTCCAAATCCTGTAATTTTTTGGTGTGCCTCATGAACATTTGTAAAAGAGTATCATCTGCCTACTTTTAAACCCAGTCTTTTAACCTTTGCTGGAGAGGTTTAGAACTTCTTAGATATAGAATCTAACAGGATTTTTCTTAAACAGGTAAGAAGTACATGCAGAAGTACATTTTTTCTGGAGCGTCTTCATGCACCAAATTACTCTCAGATCCATAAATCCTCCTACAAAATAAGTAACCTTGGTACCTTGGCACAATCCAGTATTTCTGAATAGAATACCCTTTGTGACTTGGAGAACCTCCTGCAGAGGAGTTCTGATGTGATTTGCAAGCTTGAGCTGTACtttcaaaattcatttttttttcagtgtgaaaTCTGTGGGAAGTTTTGCTTTAACAGAGCTACCCAGGGAATTGTCCAAAACTTGGAGCTTGCTTATTTTGCAGATCTTTTAATAAATCAGTGAAGATGCTTTGATATGTGAATGGTTTTCTCCCCATTCTAAGATAAAGCTGTTTGTTGTCAGTCTTATCACAAAGCCCTTTAGAGCAGCATTGCCTCTTCCAGTTGATTACCTTTTTCCTTTGCTTAAAGGTGTATTTGATTATATTAAACAAGGACATTGAATGGAAATTTCACTCTCAAGATCTGCCCTGCATGGCTTCTTACAGGTGCAAAATAGGGAATTTAAATCAAAATAAGGGTGAAGCAGCAAggctgagggcagcagctgtCAGACAGGGGATCCACTCTGCTCAGACATATGTTCTCAAACTGAATTTTTCCCTTGTGATCATTTGTGCTCGTTCTCCCGGCGGAGGGAGGCTTCAAATTAGGTGGGCATCAGATGGCAAACGTTGGAAAAGTAGATGGAAACAGTGCAAATAATTATCTCTGAGCATGCACAGAGGCGTTTGTTATcgctgctgctgtgctttaaaatatcccagcacagaggggctTGGAGAAGGAAAAGCCATTTACTGATTTTTCAGTTTAATAAATCCATCATACCCCAGGCTtgcagagaggcagaaagatAACCAGGGGATTTATAACGAGCAAGCTCAAGGTGAGCACAAGGATCAATTCCTGAATCCTTGGCTAGCCCAAGCCAACATCAGAGGATGGTTTATTGAAGGTGGTTTTTACTGATAGTGCCCAAGTGTCATAAAAACTGAAGTCCCATTAGCCCAGCTGGTCAGGACAGCTCCAGAAGAAATTCCCTTCCTCGACAGTTTCAGCATTGATTAGGATTGCTCAGCTCATCCCTTTCTTCTCGggggcatttaaaaaaatattctttttcaaGCTACAACTACTAGTTTGTAAAACAACAAAGAGGCAGCATGAGCAGAGAGGATCTTCAGAAGGGAATCAGGGAAGCAGCAACCCTGCCTGGCTGGCATTAGAGCGACAGCCACACTCAGCTGTAGCTGTGGCAGAGGGTGGCAGCAGATTTGCATGGAGCACGTGTGCTCcttcaaacacacacagaaccaCTCAGGGGTCTGGGAGATCCTCTTAGAGAccttttttttggctttttttttttttttttttttgctgaggGTATTCACAAGCACCTTTCAGCAGCATCATGCCTTAGGCTGCAATGTGATGCCTGAAGTTGTTTCCTGGGATGGATCCaaagcagccacagccaggcagggaatgctgctggcacagaaaacagcacagaaagctTGGAAGGGACAAGTCCCCTTGAGATTTGGCTTGCAATGATGATAAATCATACAACCAGCCAGGTCTAAGCCAGGTAACTTGTCAAGGAATGCCTGAATTTGTAGAAATAGGTCTCTAGAGTCAGTGTGTCTCTGAAATGAGAGTTCATAGAGTCCTACTCACTGGACATTTTTACTCAATGGTCATGGAAATCAGTCCAATCCCATctcctgttttgttttataaACACTTCTGGTTTGATTCTAAATTTTCATTTGATTTACAGAAGCAAAACAGAGCTGTGTAATTCTGTCTTTCCTCAAGATGCAAAGTGTATAATTACTCACAGTAGGGAATGCTTGATAAACCAATACATTTCATCCTGGAGCTTTATCTGTTGAACCAAATTCCTCACTGTCCATCACCTGGAGAAGAAATTGGATTCTCAGAAACCATCAGTATATTTGCAGTGATTCCATTGGTAGGAGATGTTCTTAACCTGGGTCACTTTGCCTTTAACCAggcagatgcagccctggatcAGGAGCAGCTTTGCCTGGTGTTACCTAAAGTCTCTGAGTCTTGTCCTTCGCATTTTCAATGACTCCACCCACATCTTTAATAACACTAAACCCCCAGactgactaaaaaaaaaaaaaaaaagtagttttatGCCTAAGTGTGaatcaaaggggaaaaaatccattgATGTCAGTGAAGGTAGAATTCCCTGTAGAATGTAGtctgttttctgtttatttggTTATTTAGGAGCCACCTGTAAGAGGAGACAGGGGATAATTGGTTATTATTTTTCAGGCCTGGGactcttttatttgttttttttttctgtaatttacaGCACATATTGCAAAGCCAGCTATTCCTTCTAAAGCAacccagacaaaaaaaaaaaaaaaaagccaaaataacTGTATCAGTAATTTAAAGTATTTGGGTTAGACTGAAGTGTTTCCATCTTCATAGCCAAAAAAATGTCAGTTTTTACTGTGTGTCTGCCTAGGGTGTCtcaggagcaaaaaaaaaacccctcaagtAAATAAACAGGTTTAAAGAAAGGCTGTAGACAACACTGTCATGACTGACATCTCTATATAAAAAACATGCTAAAAaaatctatctatatatatatatatcaatcTGTTCCTGTAAAAAGGCACAGACACAGCTAACAATATCACCAAGGTAGAATGTGCAATTGTTTTTGTTATGGATTGATACACTTGGCTACTTCCTGGTTTCTGATTCAGCAGGCAGAACTTTATTTCAGTGCATTGCAGCTTGTGTGGCAAAACTCAAGGATTTTTTAAACTGTAGTGAGGAGCCATAATTTGATGTAAAAGCCAATGATGCCAATGAGGGATTGCTTAAGAAGTTTGGTAAATTATGTATGATATCTTCATCAGAGACTTAATTGCATAAACCTGCCCACTGGATCAACAGTTCTGTATTGCATCCAGAATTCTAATTACCAATTTCTGCACGGTTTCCTACTCAGAGCAGCACCTCATcactctggagctgcaggaatttATAGTGGATTCAGAGGCTGACTTGGCCAATGTGCTCTGCTCCTTTACTAAGATCAAAATCTGCCTTTAAATGACTGCTCCTGCTTTATCCCTGGTTTATTTTGCTCAGTAGCCTCTACCCTAAAGTTGATATTTGAACTTTAGAGCATTGACTCCAAACTCCAACTTGAGATTCCTATGGGAATGCAGCCTTTGCTAGGTCAGGTCTGTGAGCAATGTTACATGTATATCAGAATTCCC encodes:
- the MRGBP gene encoding MRG/MORF4L-binding protein, with the protein product MRSFPSCSPSSSQRSTTLFPAVPEPPPGPSRGLARPSGPVLVPRSRLRRCERGAAPSGGAPPTLRGPAEAPPPQARPRRGRARLPAGRSRCGRGAAGMSEAEGGSAAAVEKPPLPVAGPGAAAAVAAAVAAAAAAAAAGPEPGAPAEEAAVVWSPEVEVCLFHAMLGHKPVGVNRHFHMICIRDKFSQNIGRQISSKVIWDHLSTMYDMQALHESEILPFPNIEKNFALPDEMIQEVREGKVMMEEEVKEEVLKEEMETHAGPEEVFAPSGSLGKTTEKPSSKEKEKTSSDPGSKEGSDKRKRNRVTEKVLNANSNPSSPSAAKRRRT